The DNA window TTTTTGGCTATGCATCTTAAAAAACTTAAGTCAGGTTTTTATCGACCACCTTTTGAAATACTCTAGCATTTAAGTTGTTTCTGTCtcttttgttctttcattttcttttccatttcttgACTCATGTTTCCTAAACTTTGCTGTTTTTCAGGGCTTAGGAGAAGTCCGAAAAACGTCACCTGCTCCCGCTGAAGTGAAGAAATTGGACGGAATCCATATTCATCAAGTCACTTGTGGTTATTCACACACATTGATGATCGCCCGGGCCGACTCGGAGGAAGAAAAGAGTAAGATAGAGAATCTGCCAGACTATGATCCATAATCAGAATTGATTGGTGTAAACTAAATTGATGCTCCCAGCATTGAGTTGACTTAACTATATTTAAGCATTTCATCTTTTTATATtcttggaaatgtccatatgtACTTTGAATACTTCAAaggggaaaataattgtgtgtcattatttttttatgaattttctataaaattattcttcttttttttaagattttaatcTTGTCCAGCATACTGTATACCTCAtcgtgtaaaatatttttttttctttcacccTGTATCTATTTGATCTCTGCACTGGTCTGCCAAGGAAAAGCACAGTACCAATAAAAAGTAGGCTTTCAGAGCAAAGCGACTTAATCATTGGCATTATTACATGATGTCCCGTAGAAGAGTTCCTTTATTATCCTCATTTTTCACCCattcatacttaattttttgtcactgtTTCTGCATAATTCTGTTCTTCTAAACAAGTAgaacaatattttaaaataaaatgacttaATGTGAAAACCCGTTTCCCCTTAGTGTACTGTGCTCTTTCCTAGCAGGACAGCATACTGGCAGTTATTTGCATGATTTGATAATGGAGAAACTCTGCTATTGCGTGAGTTCATCTTTTGTaattatatcaattttttaactagttaaatttttttctagtaAATCAACTTCTCATGTCGACCGaaggatttcattttaaaagacagtaattttcaaaggagaaaaCTCCCTGAGAAGCAATATTTTAGTCGCCaagtttcttcatctttttaaagaaatgtgTAATGAAGCATTGCACACATTGTACACAAAGTATCATACTGAGGGATCAAAATTTCCTGGGGATGTCAAGGAACGGGAATTGAAACGTTTCCGGTGGCTCTTCTGAGTGTGAATGATTACCTTGTGCATGTGTTTGCGATTTTCTCCGGGGAAATAGATTTTAACTGGGAATCCCCGGAACTAGAATGTCTGCTAATTATGACTTAAAATTACGATAAAACGCTACCCTCACTCAAACAGAATCATTGACAGATTCGAAAAAACTGGTCTGGAGCTCTGCACTGCAAACTGTCACATAAGTTAAATTATGATTGTAATATGAAGAGTAGACAGGAAAGGTTAGGTCATGCCTGCTTAATCAAAATAGGAGAATGAAGACTTGTTTTGATGACGTATATTGTCAACTGACCATGGATTTCACAGACTGTTGATGaacgaaaattcgcttaaaattcGGCATACTTACATTAGCAATAgtatcttttcaaaaatgtcacgTATGACTGACTGTCAACTGCATTTTTGCCTCCGGCTTGATTTGACCAGTCCAAGAATCTTAGAATACCTTTAATTGGTGTAACAAGTCATTCGCCATCGGAAATATTTTTGTAAGTGTTGAAACTTGGTGTACAAACAAGTGAGCAAGTAACCCCAAAGAGCTCTATCTGCTGACGCAACCGCATGCAAATAGACCTCTTTTGCACTAACTCttatcatatttttctcgatttttaaattcatgaAAGATTGTATTCTGCTTCTAAAGTATGAGCCCATTGTTAATGTcactgttcaatttttttcgaggtgAATTGGCATCcaaaactcttgaaaaaaatattgtgtcataatttaactattttaaaaatgaaagcttTGACTTAAAACCTCTGAATTTAGTACCTCCATTCCCTAGATTAGGATCATTCCACTGTATACATTTGGACACATTAAAATTCACTGTGAaagaaatgttttcaattgtCGGCGGTTTTTTCTTGCCCAAATATgtcaattttatacttttctATTAAGAgcaatacttaaaaaaaaagaaaaaaaagtatttaaattaggtttaaatgttaaaattgatTCCTCTCTTTTACTCCCTCCAAAATGCTCACTTCATAGTTTCCAACTTTCAGAATTGAACTTTTTACTGCAGTGGTTAAAAGGCATTAAATTAGTTATTGTAATCTACAAtcaatgtttttagttttatgaGCGTCCTTGTTCCTTCTTTTAAGAAGACTTGTGtgcttgttttttaaaattaatttattgtcTAGTTTTTAAAGTAGATTTTCTAAACCAGTCGCACTCTCTCTATAGTCTTATTGTTAAAGTTATCTTTCGATGAATTTACTGCCGGATAATTGATCAATTATTAAAGTATTAAAAGCTAAATCATTTTTGACAAGGATCCCTTgtgttcttcttttttatcccctatatttattttatcttcAAGGTTGACTTTCAGTTCTGCTGAAGTCTATCAAGATGGTTCCTCAAACTTAAATTCGGCGTCTCGCTAAGATTTTCATCTGTTGGGAATTTCTACTTTTCAGAACTGATTTTTATCTAAACCCTTTACTCTCAAACAGAACCGCTGAGAGTCTCAACGCTTTTGTTGTGTGATTACATGtattaatgcaaaaaatttaGACTACATGTCGAAAAAGGAACTGCTGACATTTCCATGTTGCTATGAGTGCGTAACCTCTGAATGTATTTACAACAAATTAATTGAGAGcaaatcaataaattaaaacacACGTTCATCAAAAAATGATGCATTTATACATTTATATGGATAAGATGGTTTTGTTTTCTGGCTACATTCGGATCAATAACACAGGAAACACTTGAAAGAATTTTGCAAATTGCATCATTAGTGTTATTTATGCAATTATAAATTTTGATACAAATAAGAATAGAAAATGTATTCTTATTAACTAATAATGGAATCAGTTGGAGTAGGTAATCTTACTGTACATTAAGAgttagagagaaaaagaaaatgggagATAGATCACGACATAAAATATAACTTAGAAATCCGTTATTTTTCTAATTCTTACTGTAAATTGAATGACTAGGTGGTGATTCTAGACAGAAATAAGTAGAAAAATCCACTTAAACTGATATTCAATTTGTTCTCTATCATTCGATGTGATTCGAGATGAAGAAATCACGTTCAACCAGCCTGGGAAGGATAAATCACAGTGAGTCCACGCTACCGCCATGTGACCTCAACTGCATCAGTTCtgtacctgaaaaattcaaaaaccaagactgaaaccaaaaattaaacgaATAGGGCTGTCTACATTAAGTTGCAATAGTATATCAAGTAGGAAGCAATTCATAACTTTAGCAAAAATCAACCCTCGGACAAGGTTTACATTacttaaagaaaaagaatatttttggaAAGTTCCTTATgttgaacattcaaaaattgattttgtggAGGCAACACTAAGGATCTGAAGTTCAAAACACACATATTTCATTATGCTATTAATGTTAATTCAATCATCCATCagaacttttcatttcttctctCCAAAAGATAACTTGCGAATAGAAAAACAAGATTTCTTCACAAGAATACATGGATACTTGGATTCCCGCTACTTGCTGCGTTCAAGTACTCCATGGCTACACCGTGCAAGTATTCACTTTAGTTCTAGATCTCTAGGAAAGAATATTGAGTCAAGTTGGGaatagttggactgcatttcgcaattcggaactgcaatttctggctcagattagaaataacgtatgtaccattagtttccttatgaaAATTAGGGTGTTTACCGACATGccagaaattgcaaaatgttgtctaGTTAATCCTTGCAGGATCGAAATAGGCCCATATTATCGATAATAAACCTGCTTACCTGCGCCACAGAAAATAGCAATGCAACTTCATGAAGACAAGAACTGTGTTGATGaagttaaattaatttaaaaatacttcaaaaagaCCTCCACAGATACGAGACTCTTCATAGGACATGGGAgactatcaaatttttcaacctAGTCGATGTGGTATTTGTGGCAACAACAGATCATTATAGATGCTTGGATAATGCGTTGTTGCCAAGGTTGGGATCGGTGCGCTCACTTCGCTTTTGCTTTAATAAAAGAACTCCAAATAAGTGACAATTTTCACCGATATGAAATTACAACATCGCAGCAGTGCAAGCTCAGCAGTTAAGTAAAATCGATTAATACCATCTATCGTTTCGGCGGCCACCTTCCTTCAGTGCTATAGAATTGTAGTTAGGTGGTTGCATGATTCCGTCTTTGTCGCAGCCGTCTTTTTTACAGTTTAGCCattaaaagattgaaaaaaagatACAAAACCGTACCTCTGAGTGACAAAAGTATCTTTCCATTCTGTGGTCTGACCACTGGAGAACATCAAAGCTCCTGCATGGGCGATCATAGCTCCATTATCAATGCAGAATCTGCAACAGTCAAATTTTaggaacaaaaaatgaaaacaagttgtGGGTTTACATCATTTGAACTTTCTGAAAAGTTGCTTTACCTTAATCAAAAATCACATGATAAATCTAAAATACATTGCAAGATGAGCTTTTTGAGAGAGAGACTTAAAATTgaagctaaaattttcaagaactttctgcaccacttctgatttcttctttttccaacttttcttGGACCTACGGAATTGCTTAGACAAATTCAAACTCGACGAATTAACActcataaattttttattatggCCTGGGTAGTGGTGATTTTTGTCAACAGTTTGTTGAAATAAAGtattaaaactgaaaatctcatcacagaaggaaaaagctcatttgaaAACAACTTCTCTAAGCGAGAAAATTGTGTTGGAATGAGTTTTCCCCCTCTTCGTAatgatattttcagttttacatgtacaaaatttggcaaaaatcacGGGGACACTTGGCAGAACGACCCGAGCGTCGAACCACTGTCTGTTTTGTTAGTAAAACCTGTAGAAAACATCATCAAATGGCAGCACCCGGGAgcaatttttgttttgagaCAGCATCAGGCGCCAACATACACTACTAACGGGTGAATATCAAACCAAAGATTGACCCTCGACTGTGGTAATACAgacaatttgaataaaattctaTTTCCCTCTGCGACATTGACACATATATTTTGAGTGTGTTTACCTTTCGTCAGTAGCATACAGCGTCGCACCCCGTTCTTGGCACATCTGGCCCATCATTTCTTGCAAACGGACATTGCAGCCTACACCTCCGACAATAAGGACTTCATTTGATCCACAATGTGCCATGGCTCGTTCTGTGTTGAACAAAGAAGAGTGAAAATATCGGAAACAACAAATCTATTTTGATCATACCATATttgatttatttgttttttatagGTGTTGAATCGTAAAACTTTGAATAGCTTGGTAGGAGACTTTTACTGCTTAGGGGCTTGTTGATTTTGTACCTTGCACTATTTGCAGTGCTTAGCTTCAGATTAGCCCATTgattcagtcaattttttttcttctttttttcttttaaaaaacttgcaAACATCAATTTATTATGTGTATTCTAACAGATTTAATGATTGGGAATAGATCATAAGAACGAGGAGTTTTTCAGTGCCTATCAGGAGAGCATTTTTTTCAAGGACCTTTTTGTGGCGAAAAATCTTTGATAAATGAACTTAAAACACTCAAAATTAGCtgcacaaaaatttgaattatgtGCAAACTGTAAATTTTTGGAAGAACGTTTTCGCATGATTGCTTACGATTCTGAAATATGATTTCCTAgattactttatttcttaacACATCATCAGCTGCCGATTAAAATTTGTTCTAGAAGATTTAAATTGTAGAATTTTAACTGTTTGAAGTGCCCGGATATGAAGCCTAAAataacatacaaaaaaaaaaaaaaaaaaaaaaaaaactgtttgagTGAGTGTTCAAAAATAAGGGAGGTGATGATAGCTGTTTTTTGATGAGAGAAATGTTGGAGAAAACATGGGGTTAGAGTTAGAATCATAATATGTTCCACTATCCAAATTAGGTAtaattttttcggtgaaagAGAGGTTGAGGGACAAGTTTTCTGCTTCTTTGTTACCGACATTAACAACTACAAATGGACATATTAGAATTGAAAGTGGCTATTTCCGTTCTGTCATGGGCCCTATCCTGTATCTATTTTTCATGGGTATCAGGGCCCAAGGCCCTTGGTCACAACaaagatatttttctttgagatttgcTTAAGTCAAAATGATGCAATCTTTTGAACCATCGTAtatttattggaaattttaaaataagtacCTGTGGTTTCTACTAGCATTGCAAAAATTGTTTCTTGAAGAGAGTAGCAGAGATCAGCAGGGGTGTATTCTCCTTTTTCTATGAGACTGGGTGCTCGTTCCTCGATATAACTCAGAATGCCAGAGAAGGAAACGTCCATTCCTTTGACAACATAAGGTAGGACAAGGAACTTTTTACCcctgtaaaattaatttacacaTTAGTAAAACAAATCAATCTtctctgaagacaaaaaatCACCTGTTCATTTCCTTGAAATCATATTAATCAGTTGTTAACAGCATGCTGAGGCAGCTTAAATCTTTGAAATACACCGATCAAATCTTTTTTatggagtgaaattttcaagcacaCACATTGTTCCAGAGAAGttactaaaaataattaatcattcatttatttaattattacattcaataattttttcaacaaaagtaGCTGGTGGTGAAAAAGTACTTGCTTacaacttaaaaattaatttgagtTGATCAAATGAACGAAAGGCATGTGCAAATTCATTAGGctagaaaaaagtttaaatttacaAGTTTATACAAGTTTTTGGGAATGGAGAAGGCTTACTTTTTGGCCTCCTGTTCGATGTTGTAACCAGGGCTTGGATCATTTGAAAGCATTAACACTCTGGCAAATCGATCCAAACAATTACCAACAGCTATATCGATGGTTTCACCAAATATCCGATATTTTTTCCTTGAGTATGCAATGACTTGTGTATTTCCTCCACTTACATACAGAACAGTTGGATTGTCACACTTAGTGACCAATCGCCCCATTTCAATATCTGTTTCACAAGTTAAGGTAATGTGCTGGGTCTCCTTGAAACGAAGTTAAAATAAGAGAGCATCCATGGAAAAGGGAACCTTCATGTTGATGAACTTAAAATTGATATATCTATAACATAGTATTAAAATATTCTGACCATTTTACCACAGAGAACATAGAAGTATTACACCAGATTAACAGTATAATGGGTTGAAGTTGGCAGTTTAAAAATGCTTCCGCATACTGTGGGTAAACTCTGAAACCTTATACCTCCTTTGGCGACATTGCAAATTTCCCAgcataaaaattatattttttaattagaaCACTAATTGTAAGCAACAtaaatgcttgaaaatttctgtcatTTCGTTTCATCCacttaaaaatattcaatgaaaatttgaagcacAGCGATTCTGAAATGCCGCAAAAAAGATGTTCTGTTTTCAAGTTTGGCTAGCGAATTTCATTCATTGCATACCAAACTTTCTTTGAAGCTTTCAGTTTAATGGGAATAAAATAATTAGTTTTAGAAGGATACGACCGATGCAATGATTGACTCCAACGATAGGTTTTCTCCACAGCTGAGCTATTGTTCTAGCAACAATTGCGGTTGAATAAAGAGGCCCCCCCATACCGGGACCTTTTGTGTAGCAAACAACATCAATCTCCGTGGGGGATAGCTTAGAAGTATCCAGTGCTTCTTGCAGAACTTGTAGAATTACTTCTCTGTGATGCCTCGCAGTTTCTCTGGGAAGAAAACCTGTTGCCAAACAGAAGAATCAGACTCCACTGTAAATAGAAATACACTTGACtagaaaaggaaaagagaatatcaacagtgaaactccGGAGGTAATTAGGTGACTCATTTTCAGTGCTCTCAAATCTCCGCAGCTATTTCATtcttttgaaagagaaaaattcagcacttttttCCCGGGTGAATTCACGGAGCTTTCTTTGCACTGAGAAAAGAAATCACCCAACTTTTAAAGATATGACTTTGAGttgttttctgtttaaaaggaagtaagtaagacaggaagtctgcagctcCGCAAAACCGAAATGTAAGTTACAATACTTGAACTGCTAGAATATTTCCAGCAAGGCATTCCTTGGATTTTCCCTctgattctattggtggaaaatCATGAGACTGCTCAGACTGGCTTAAACAGGCATGTATGTGCCTCACAGCAGGCAGGCTAATTTCATCATTGCTACCCACGGCACTCATGTGATCTGAGATTCAACCAGAGAGATTTCAGCATTAAAATCTGTAAATATATGAGTCTATTTGTTCTACTTTTCCTTCTTCTAACAAAGCTGCGAAGGGATAACATGCCCTTTAAATAACTACTTCAGCGGATGATATACTTAATTATTTCCATCTGTCATCATTTTTTATAACAAGATACAGTTCCATCAGTGCTAGGACAGGGTCGATTAATACAAGGAAGTGTTTTACCTTCTCCAGGAGGAGTAATGTAGGTGCGTCGACAGTTTGCTAATACCTCACCATCTCGAACGATGCCAATTCCTAGCTTGTTGGCACTACCTTCAAAACCTATGGCAACTACCATTGTGAAAACAACTACACCCGGTGCGAGATTCACTCAATATCACTAGTTAAGAGTTCCATAACAAATACAGTAGGCTTCAAGGAACGTTTAGCACAATTTCATGGACCCAATTCATGAATATGTGAgatgtaaacaaaaacacatgttgCGTGAACTTTGAGGTTATGTTGTGGAGTTGGTGGTGGTTCCGTTCCTCGGCGGAAACGGAAGCAGGTCAAGGACCTCAACGGAAGTAGTAACTCAGACGGAAGCGGAAATCGCGAGTAACAGTGCACACGCTTCATTTGtcgattttgtttttcttgtttagTTAAAGTTAGGAAGTTCGTTagtttgagttagctgcattgAAGTGAAAAGGGAATACATTTTATTCGTCTAGATTATGGCCGTCTATAATCGAGGAGTTGCTTTAAAGCATGACGAAAAATGTTATTAATTGAAGacatttcagtgtttttcctcTTACATTTATGTTGTTAATTCGAGGAATAGTCATGATGAAGTCAATTCAAGAGAACTTGTACATCGTTGCGCTTTTAAGTTTTCTGGGAAATTCCTGTTACACTGGAGGATATTAAACCAAATATTTCTAGGAAATTCCTGTTACACCAGAGGTAATTTGACAACACTCGAGAGTTGTTTCCGTATTGATATCCGTGTATAGGACAATGATATTGGTATAACAacgctttgatgcaactattcgtgctctaagGACATCCGAGGTTGCGTACTaaacattgaaggcgctccggtcaGTCTAGCTCATGGAGCAGTGTTCGCAGCGACAGCCGTCGCGCCCAGGGCCGGAtctatctacttgccgcccatgggccgcctgtattttgccgccctcttctcattcgttctaaaacatcaataaaaaccatcaagtaaacgtgccggaggggaggggtgcatcagacgcgtttattcgtgttggacacattttttgcgagagccTGTCAGCATTactggcaaaatttcacggaactttgcgcgaaagttaagttccgtaaacttatctctgtgtggacgaggccttccacttataagaaatgaacgaaaaaagtatgaaaaaacaaacttaaatttggtttaataatcttaaattcaaccgccgccgcgccgcgctgaccgcactgtgtatggcgcaatgcgtgaaatattcctatagtcttgtaggcgccatgcatTTCACGTCGacacaggcccgccacatcccatctcgggccctggtaccagtttcaaggtccgggccccaagcacggagggggggggggggtccgaggggcatcccccgagaaatttagaatttatacgactaatcggacgcattttgaagcttccataaagaattttccatcaatttctgcggatataattatgttttttttttctactttcagcacaaaatacttgcgaattgttgcattcaaaacatctggaaaatttttattttttttttggggggggggggcatataatactattttcagttctaagagggccaggcccccgtggactcccccttcgtttgtctatggcaagggagttgagccatgagccattgaagtcgaggatgccgagactggagactcttagcatctgacgacggaagaaaatgaaacgcagttactaaaaatatccctctgtactgaaaatcttgaaaatagatagaaattttccaagaagtacacttctttgaaaatttaagaagaattctacagtgccccagcgtgtttctgaaaatctattcaccttttgcgaaatttttagggtaaattttcctcttgttcttacgaaacaagggttgcatgtgaattcgtagtggtttttcacgggtaacacgagccccctccggggcccgggacccagtatcccccccttgtggcgggcctgccttcatgcacgctgggcttgtcgatttcctttgacatttttgcagtggtgaatgcatagctgaagtgcgctccagctagaattgtatttacaaatgggtggtttttctacgaggattagaaataaacgagtggtacggaatataacaaaagaatatgaactatgcaaaacgataatccgggtatcggaacttggctgttttgaaaacgccttcaaatgcggcgtgatacctcacacattccggagagttcaaatagttgtatcattgcgccttagaaatgcgacggaagattacaattgaaatagccttcatgcacgctgtgcttgtcgatttcctttgacatttttgcagtggtgaatgcatagctgaagtgtgctccagctagaattgtaaataggaaatgggtaatttttataagaggattataattaaacaattGGTTAGAAATGCAAAAGTCTGTATCGAAATGGCGCCGTTAAGAAATGCTGatcggaagattacaattgaaatagccttcatgcacgctggccttgtcgatttccgttaacatttttgcagtcatgaatgcgcttaagtgcgcttcagctagaattgtatttaacaagtgggtggtttttctacgaggattataaaataaacaagtggttagaatataacaaaagaatatgaactatgcaaaacgataatccggt is part of the Bemisia tabaci chromosome 1, PGI_BMITA_v3 genome and encodes:
- the Tcs3 gene encoding tRNA N6-adenosine threonylcarbamoyltransferase, whose translation is MVVAIGFEGSANKLGIGIVRDGEVLANCRRTYITPPGEGFLPRETARHHREVILQVLQEALDTSKLSPTEIDVVCYTKGPGMGGPLYSTAIVARTIAQLWRKPIVGVNHCIGHIEMGRLVTKCDNPTVLYVSGGNTQVIAYSRKKYRIFGETIDIAVGNCLDRFARVLMLSNDPSPGYNIEQEAKKGKKFLVLPYVVKGMDVSFSGILSYIEERAPSLIEKGEYTPADLCYSLQETIFAMLVETTERAMAHCGSNEVLIVGGVGCNVRLQEMMGQMCQERGATLYATDERFCIDNGAMIAHAGALMFSSGQTTEWKDTFVTQRYRTDAVEVTWR